In Kwoniella dejecticola CBS 10117 chromosome 6, complete sequence, a genomic segment contains:
- a CDS encoding pyruvate dehydrogenase complex dihydrolipoamide acetyltransferase: MMSFAHVAKRSASAGLRKQLLVSRSLRTSSPASALSKFSMPAMSPTMTEGGIASWKVKEGDSYAAGDVLVEIETDKATIDVEAQDDGVLAKIIVNDGAKGIAVGTPIAVIGEEGDDLSGADKLASEGESSAPPQKKEEDAPKEQQQESKKESSSESKTPSLGTPADETKYGSGNAGTEAQQVPELPGQGEKPKFFASPLARKIALEKGIPLAEIKGSGPEGRIVKADVEKFKGGSSSSAAATTPTSGATTTPGKAAPAAPAEYEDIPTSNMRKTIGKRLTESKQQLPHYYLTVEVNMDRLLKLREMFNKAGEGKTKLSVNDFIVKAASLALAEVPEANSAWLGDVIRQYKKADICVAVATPNGLITPIIKDVGAKGLATISAETKQLASKARDGKLKPEEYQGGTFTISNLGMFGVDNFTAIINPPQSCILAIGKTSTKLELAPEDPKGFKSVQVMKATLSSDHRTVDGAVGARWLKAFKEYMEQPLTFML; this comes from the exons ATGATGTCCTTTGCTCACGTAGCCAAGCGATCAGCTTCGGCCGGTCTGAGAAAGCAACTGCTTGTCTCGAGgt CCCTCCGAACCTCGTCCCCTGCGTCCGCGCTCAGCAAATTCTCGATGCCCGCCATGTCCCCCACAATGACTGAGGGAGGTATCGCCTCgtggaaggtgaaggagggagaCTCGTACGCTGCGGGAGATGTCTTGGTGGAGATTGAGACGGACAAGGCTACGATCGATGTCGAGGCTCAGGATGATGGTGTTTTGGCAAAGATCATT GTCAACGACGGTGCCAAGGGAATCGCTGTCGGAACCCCGATCGCCGTCAtcggggaagaaggagacgacTTGTCAGGTGCCGACAAACTAGCTTCGGAGGGTGAAAGCTCCGCACCACcgcagaagaaagaagaggacgCACCCAAAGAGCAACAACAGGAGTCCAAGAAAGAATCCTCCTCCGAATCCAAGACACCTTCTTTGGGAACACCCGCCGATGAGACCAAGTACGGATCAGGAAACGCCGGAACCGAAGCTCAGCAAGTGCCCGAGTTAccaggacaaggagaaaagcCTAAATTCTTTGCCTCGCCTTTGGCTAGAAAGATCGCTTTGGAGAAGGGTATCCCGTTGGCGGAGATCAAGGGGTCTGGACCCGAGGGAAGAatcgtcaag GCCGACGTCGAGAAGTTCAAGGGcggctcatcatcctccgctgCCGCTACCACCCCTACCTCCGGAGCCACCACCACCCCAGGCAAAGCTGCTCCCGCCGCCCCAGCCGAATACGAGGACATCCCCACTTCCAATATGCGAAAGACCATCGGTAAACGATTGACCGAGTCCAAGCAGCAATTGCCCCATTACTACTTGACCGTCGAAGTGAACATGG ACCGACTGCTGAAACTCCGAGAGATGTTCAACAAGGCTGGTGAAGGCAAGACCAAGCTCTCCGTTAACGACTTTA TCGTCAAGGCCGCGTCCCTCGCTCTCGCCGAGGTCCCTGAAGCCAACTCCGCGTGGTTGGGCGACGTTATCAGGCAATACAAAAAGGCCGACATCTGCGTCGCCGTCGCTACCCCGAACGGACTGATCACACCTATAATCAAGGATGTCGGTGCGAAGGGACTCGCCACCATCTCCGCAGAGACCAAACAACTAGCTTCCAAGGCAAGAGACGGTAAATTGAAACCCGAGGAATACCAGGGAGGTACATTCACCATCTCCAACTTGGGAATGTTCGGCGTCGACAACTTCACAGCGATCATCAACCCGCCTCAATCGTGTATCTTGGCTATTGGTAAGACATCGACCAAGTTGGAGTTGGCCCCTGAGGACCCCAAGGGATTCAAGAGTGTCCAAGTGATGAAGGCGACCTTGTCGTCGGATCACCGAACGGTGGATGGAGCTGTTGGTGCCAGGTGGTTGAAGGCGTTCAAGGAGTACATGGAGCAGCCATTGACTTTTATGCTTTAG